The Campylobacter hyointestinalis subsp. hyointestinalis nucleotide sequence TTTGATAGGCTAAATCTAAAAGATAAAATTAAATTTTATCAAGAAGATATTAGAAATTTAGATAAAATGATCGAAATAGTGTCTTTTGAAAAACCTGATTTTATATTTCATTTAGCTGCGCAACCTATAGTGTCTTTATCATATGAAAACCCAATAGAAACTATATCATCAAATGCTATGGGAACTGCAAATCTACTAGAAGCTTTAAGGTTATTAGATCATATATGTACAGCTATAATAATAACTAGCGATAAGGCCTATGATAATGTAGAGCAGGTTTGGGGATATAAAGAAGATGATAAAATGGGCGGAAAAGATGTTTATAGTGGTTCAAAAGGAGCTGCCGAACTAATTATAAAATCATATTTTAATTCATTTTTTAAAAATCATAAAAAAATCAAATTAGCTATTGCTAGAGCAGGAAATGTCATAGGTGGCGGAGACTGGGCAAAGGATAGAATAGTAGTGGATTGTATGCTTTCTTGGAGTAATGCTAAGCCAGTTGAGATCAGATCTCCTAGGTCAACTAGACCTTGGCAGCATGTATTGGAGCCGCTTAGTGGTTATTTAAATTTAGGTCAAGCGCTATACAATGATGGCTATTTGAATGGAGAAGCTTTTAACTTTGGCCCTAGAGCAGAACAAAACCATAATGTAGAAGAGTTATTAAAAGATCTAAGCAAATATTGGCATTTTAAAAGCCCAAGTGATGCATATAGGATTACTGATAATATTAAATTTCATGAAGCTGGATTATTAAAATTGAATTGCGATAAAGCACTATTTTATCTAAAATGGCAAGCAAATTTGGACTATAAAGAAACTATCAAATTTACGAGTGAATGGTATTACGATTTTTATAATAAAAACTGTAATATGCTAGATTTTACGCTATCACAAATTTGTGAATATGAGAAATCAGCGGTTGTAAAGGGCTTGAAATGGACGGAGTAATTTTAACGCCATTAAAGCAAATTTATAATCCCAAAGGCAACATATTTCATGCTATGAAAAACAGTGATATTGGATATTTAGGGTTTGGTGAGGCTTATTTTTCTACTATCGATCAAAATAAAATAAAAGGCTGGAAAAAGCACACAAAAATGACTTTAAATTTGATTGTACCAATCGGTGAGATCGAATTTATTATTTATAATGAGAAAAATAAAGATTTTTTTAGTGTAAAGCTATCTAAAAATAACTATCAAAGACTAACCGTATCACCAAATTTATGGATGGCTTTTAGGGGTATTGGAGAGTATAATATGCTACTTAATTTGGCGAGTATAGAGCATGATCCAAATGAGGCCGTAAATGTAGATTTGGATAAGATAAAATATGAGTGGTAAAGTACTAATCACTGGCGGACTCGGTAATTTAGGTAGTTGGATAACTGCTAATTTAGCAAATCAAGGATATGAAATATATATTTTAACAAGATATGTAAAATACCAAATACCAAATACCAAATACCAAATAATTGAATGTGATATTGCAGATAAATCTAGCTTAAAAGACAAGCTAGATTTGATAAATTTTGATTATTGCATACATTGCGCTAGTTTTAATGAACATTTTTTAGAAGATTATCCGCAAGCAGCCTTACAAATAAATACGCTAGGAACTAGAAATATTCTTGAAGTATTGGCTCAAAAAAATATTAAACATTTTATTTATTTTAGTACCTTTCATGTTTATGGCTGTTTGAGTGGTGTGATAACAGAAGAAACTGAGCCAAAACCAAAAAATGATTATGCTGCAACCCATTTATTTGGCGAGTATTATGTTAAACAGTTTTTTTATAACCACAGCATACCTTATACTATTTTAAGACTTACAAATAGTTACGGAGTGCCTATGGATAAAAATACCAATAAATGGTATTTGGTTCTTAATAACTTAGTTTTAAATGCATTTAAAGAACAAAAAATTATTTTGAACACAAATGGTATGGTTAAAAGAGATTTTATTTATATGGGCGATGTGTGTGATACTGTTTTGAAACTACTGAAAATAAATCCTACAAATGAAATTTATAATTTATCTTCAGCACAAAATGGTGTGTATACGGTTATTGAATTAGCCAATATTGTTAAATTTATTTACGAAAATAGATATAGTAAAAAAATAGATATTATAAAAAACAGTAATGATAAAGCTATTTATGGTGATATTTCTGTAAAAAATGATAAAATTAAAAAAGTAATCAACTTTCAGACCAATGATAGGATTAATGAAACTATCAATAAAATATTTGATTTATTGGAGATTTAATGCAATTTTCGGTTATAATACCTACTTATAATAGACAAAAAGAAATTGATATTTCAATTAAATCCGTTTTGGCTCAAACTTTTAATGATTTTGAACTTATAGTAGTAGATAATGGTTCTACGGACAATACTAAATCCGTTGTTGAAAAATATATAAATATAGATTCAAGAGTTAAATATATATGGCAAGAAAATACCGGATCGCCAGCTGGTAGTAGGAATACTGGTATAAAAAATGCCATCGGGCAATGGGTGGCTTTTTTGGATTCTGATGATTATTGGTATGGTAATAAATTAGAAAGTGTCTTTAATATCATTAAAAAACATCAAGATATAATAGCAGTTAGTCATTACGAAGATAAAATGATAGATGGCAAACATAATTCAATACTTTATCATGGCGATGATTTGGACAATAATAATATGTATTATCAATTATTGTTTAAAGGAAATAATCTTTCCACATCTGCTATGGTCGTCAGAAAAGATAAATTAATTGAAGTTGGATGTTTTGATGAAAGGATGGATTATTTTGCCGTAGAAGATTATGATTTATGGATGAGACTTTCAAAATTAGGCAAATTTTATTTCATTAAAGAAATTCTTGGTGCTTTTTGTATTTCTAGTAATAACATGTCTGGACATATAGAATTAATAAATAATAATTTAAAAACGTTGGTTTTAAATCACATAGATGAATTGGATATTTTAAATAAGCAAAAGTTAAAAAAGAAGCATGCGGCTAGGATAGATTATTATAAAGGTAGGGCATATCAGATATCAGGCAACAGGAAAAAGGCCATAAAATTTTTGTTTAATTCTATAAAAGATTATCCTTTTAGTTTAAAGAAATATATATCTTTGTTGTTTGCAATTTTTAACATAAGGAAATAATTTGAACGCTTTTTCAAAAATAGCTCACGCTAAAGAACATTTAGGTTACAAGAGTGGTAATATATATTCTCATACCATTGATAAAGATAATGCAAAAAACTTTGTGAATGGATATCAAAAAATCCTTAATTTTTATAAATTTCATCTACCTGCTCAAAACAAATGTATAGATTTAGGGTGCGGTGCTGGGTATTTGACAAATGAATTCAAAAATCACGGCTTTGATATAACCGGCTTAGAATATAGCAATGATGCACTTGATGTGGCTAAAAAACACAATCCTCATTTAAATATCATTCAAGGTGATATGAGTAAATTTAATAAACCAAATAGTTATGATTTTATATTTTCTAGAGAAGTTTATATTATAACTAGAGTAAATGCATTTACAGATCAGAAAAATATCATTTCAAATATAGTACATAGTCTTAAACGGGGGGGGGTATTTATGCTTGTAGGAAGTGATGTTTCTTATCCAGACTGTATGAACTATGATCTAATAAGAAAAGTCATAAAAAATCAGGGTGATATTTTGGTTAGTCAAAAATATTATGAATTTATTCTTAGGAAATTTAATAAATTTATTTTTGGAAAGATTAGCTATAAGATACTTGAAATTTTACTATATCCATTAATTGCCTATAAATCTAGAAAAGGTTGGGCTAAGATATATATAATATTATTTAAAAAGAAGTAAAATGTCTATATTTAAATTGCAAAAATCAGGTAGAGTAAATTTAAATGAAATTTATAAAGATTTTAAAATTTATCTCTACCCTTATGCAAGATATGCATTTTTAGAAACCTTAAAAACATTGAATATTAAAAGTATATATATCCCATCTTTTATATGCCGAGATATGTTAGCTCCTATCAATACTTTAGGTATTAAATATTATTTTTATGATTTAGATATCAAACTAAATCCTATTTTAAAAGATATAAGATGCGATGCTATTTTAATGGTTAATTATTTTGGCTTTGCGGCAAATTTGTCTATATTTGAAAAATACAAATCAGTGTTCAATTCTATTATAATAGAAGATAATGCTCATGGATTTTTAAGCAGGGACGAGAATGAACGGCTGCTTGGCACAAGGGGGGATATAGGATTGCTAAGTATTCGTAAAACAATATTTTTACCAAATGGAGGAGCTGTATTAATAAACAATCCAAAATTTAAAGATTTAAATTTTCAAAGTGCAATATGTAAAACAAGTAGCGAAGATTTAAAATATAATAATAAATGCAAACTAAAAAAATGTCTTATATTGAGTTCTTTTGGTATTTTTATAGTTTTATTAAGACGGTTTATCAGATATTTGAAATCAGGAAATGCTATACCATTACCAGATTTGAAGAGTGAAGAAAATATGCCAAATCAATCAAATTTAACACCAAAACTAAAAGATATGAATATTGATATTGACATAATTTTTGAGATAAATAGAAGAAGAAATTTGTATTTTAAAGTTTGTAAATATGCTAAATTATTTGAAATAGAGCCAATTTATCAATTAAATGATTTTACTGTGCCTTTTGAATTTGCATTTATTGATAATGGTAGATATAGACAATTTCAAAGGTATTTATATTTAAAAGGCTTGTTTGTTTTGCCTTGGCCAGATTTACCAGATGAAATAACTGATAAATCCCCTAAATTTTATAAAAATGTAAAGGTGGTACCATTTTTATGGTAGAAATTAGAAAAATTTATGAGCCAAATTTGTGGAACGATTTACTTTATAAAACACAAAATGATAGTGTTTTCTCTACTTTTGAATGGGGAGAATATAAAAAAAATACTAATTGGAAAGTTGAACGTTTAGCATTTTTTAAAAGTGGCAATTTTTTAGGCATTGTGCAACTATTTTACAAGATTAAATTTGGAGTTTTTGTTGGCTGGAGTAATTCTGGAATAAATTATACGAATTTTTCAAATTTATCTTTAATTATTGATACGCTAAAAAAATATTTATCAAAATATCATTTTTTTTATAATAGATTTAGCTTTTTTGAGCATTTCGAAGATTTAAAATATTTCGAGTTTAATCAAGTTCTTTTTGAATCAAAAAAATATATAAATAGTAATTTTTCAATTATTCACCATTTAAGTTCTGATTTTTATACTAAATTTAGCTCAAATCATAGATATTATTTTAAACAATCTTGTAAAAATAATCTTACTTTTTCTGAAATTGGTTTACAAAGTTTTATAATATTACACAATGAAATGACGCAAGCAAAACAAATGCCTAAAATTACAATTTCACTAGATAAAATTAATTTATTAAAATCTGCATTTGGCGATAATTTGAAATTTTTCGGAATTTTTCGAAATTCAAATTTAATTTGTGGTTCGGCTATTTTATTTTATAAAAATAAAGCTTATTATTATCTAGCAGCGTCAAATGAAAGTGGTCGTAAAAATTATGCTGCATATTTTATGATATATAATATTTTTGATTTTTTAGTTCTAAAAGATATAAAAGAGTTTGATTTTATGGGTATTACTCCATTTGATAAGAATGCTTTTGGG carries:
- the rfbG gene encoding CDP-glucose 4,6-dehydratase, with product MFGNVYKDKKVLITGNTGFKGSWLTIWLLKLGAKVVGLSKDIPTEPSMFDRLNLKDKIKFYQEDIRNLDKMIEIVSFEKPDFIFHLAAQPIVSLSYENPIETISSNAMGTANLLEALRLLDHICTAIIITSDKAYDNVEQVWGYKEDDKMGGKDVYSGSKGAAELIIKSYFNSFFKNHKKIKLAIARAGNVIGGGDWAKDRIVVDCMLSWSNAKPVEIRSPRSTRPWQHVLEPLSGYLNLGQALYNDGYLNGEAFNFGPRAEQNHNVEELLKDLSKYWHFKSPSDAYRITDNIKFHEAGLLKLNCDKALFYLKWQANLDYKETIKFTSEWYYDFYNKNCNMLDFTLSQICEYEKSAVVKGLKWTE
- a CDS encoding WxcM-like domain-containing protein, whose protein sequence is MDGVILTPLKQIYNPKGNIFHAMKNSDIGYLGFGEAYFSTIDQNKIKGWKKHTKMTLNLIVPIGEIEFIIYNEKNKDFFSVKLSKNNYQRLTVSPNLWMAFRGIGEYNMLLNLASIEHDPNEAVNVDLDKIKYEW
- a CDS encoding NAD-dependent epimerase/dehydratase family protein, which produces MSGKVLITGGLGNLGSWITANLANQGYEIYILTRYVKYQIPNTKYQIIECDIADKSSLKDKLDLINFDYCIHCASFNEHFLEDYPQAALQINTLGTRNILEVLAQKNIKHFIYFSTFHVYGCLSGVITEETEPKPKNDYAATHLFGEYYVKQFFYNHSIPYTILRLTNSYGVPMDKNTNKWYLVLNNLVLNAFKEQKIILNTNGMVKRDFIYMGDVCDTVLKLLKINPTNEIYNLSSAQNGVYTVIELANIVKFIYENRYSKKIDIIKNSNDKAIYGDISVKNDKIKKVINFQTNDRINETINKIFDLLEI
- a CDS encoding glycosyltransferase family 2 protein, translated to MQFSVIIPTYNRQKEIDISIKSVLAQTFNDFELIVVDNGSTDNTKSVVEKYINIDSRVKYIWQENTGSPAGSRNTGIKNAIGQWVAFLDSDDYWYGNKLESVFNIIKKHQDIIAVSHYEDKMIDGKHNSILYHGDDLDNNNMYYQLLFKGNNLSTSAMVVRKDKLIEVGCFDERMDYFAVEDYDLWMRLSKLGKFYFIKEILGAFCISSNNMSGHIELINNNLKTLVLNHIDELDILNKQKLKKKHAARIDYYKGRAYQISGNRKKAIKFLFNSIKDYPFSLKKYISLLFAIFNIRK
- a CDS encoding class I SAM-dependent methyltransferase codes for the protein MNAFSKIAHAKEHLGYKSGNIYSHTIDKDNAKNFVNGYQKILNFYKFHLPAQNKCIDLGCGAGYLTNEFKNHGFDITGLEYSNDALDVAKKHNPHLNIIQGDMSKFNKPNSYDFIFSREVYIITRVNAFTDQKNIISNIVHSLKRGGVFMLVGSDVSYPDCMNYDLIRKVIKNQGDILVSQKYYEFILRKFNKFIFGKISYKILEILLYPLIAYKSRKGWAKIYIILFKKK
- a CDS encoding DegT/DnrJ/EryC1/StrS family aminotransferase — protein: MSIFKLQKSGRVNLNEIYKDFKIYLYPYARYAFLETLKTLNIKSIYIPSFICRDMLAPINTLGIKYYFYDLDIKLNPILKDIRCDAILMVNYFGFAANLSIFEKYKSVFNSIIIEDNAHGFLSRDENERLLGTRGDIGLLSIRKTIFLPNGGAVLINNPKFKDLNFQSAICKTSSEDLKYNNKCKLKKCLILSSFGIFIVLLRRFIRYLKSGNAIPLPDLKSEENMPNQSNLTPKLKDMNIDIDIIFEINRRRNLYFKVCKYAKLFEIEPIYQLNDFTVPFEFAFIDNGRYRQFQRYLYLKGLFVLPWPDLPDEITDKSPKFYKNVKVVPFLW
- a CDS encoding lipid II:glycine glycyltransferase FemX: MVEIRKIYEPNLWNDLLYKTQNDSVFSTFEWGEYKKNTNWKVERLAFFKSGNFLGIVQLFYKIKFGVFVGWSNSGINYTNFSNLSLIIDTLKKYLSKYHFFYNRFSFFEHFEDLKYFEFNQVLFESKKYINSNFSIIHHLSSDFYTKFSSNHRYYFKQSCKNNLTFSEIGLQSFIILHNEMTQAKQMPKITISLDKINLLKSAFGDNLKFFGIFRNSNLICGSAILFYKNKAYYYLAASNESGRKNYAAYFMIYNIFDFLVLKDIKEFDFMGITPFDKNAFGVNKFKLGFGGDVCYYLGEWEISNSNLLSFLINRIYL